One Malus domestica chromosome 11, GDT2T_hap1 genomic region harbors:
- the LOC103447734 gene encoding glycine-rich RNA-binding protein 4, mitochondrial, with amino-acid sequence MRCANGVVGILRMSVLARILLTRHSCSKLFVSGLSWDTNEPVLKEAFGKHGEIIEVKVICDHVSGKSRGYGFVKFTSESEATTALKEMDGQVLDGRQIRLQFAHKE; translated from the exons ATGAGATGCGCAAATGGCGTAGTTGGAATTCTGCGCATGTCTGTCTTGGCCAGGATTTTACTCACTCGCCACTCCTGCTCCAAATTGTTCGTTTCAG GACTTTCCTGGGATACAAACGAACCTGTTCTTAAGGAAGCTTTTGGAAAACATGGTGAAATAATTGAAG TTAAAGTTATATGTGATCACGTGAGTGGGAAATCGAGAGGTTATGGATTTGTGAAGTTTACTTCTGAAAGTGAAGCCACCACTGCTCTCAAGGAGATGGATGGTCAG GTTCTGGATGGCAGACAAATCCGGTTGCAATTTGCACACAAGGAATAG